One window of the Delphinus delphis chromosome 20, mDelDel1.2, whole genome shotgun sequence genome contains the following:
- the CABP5 gene encoding calcium-binding protein 5 — MQFPMGPACIFLRKGIAEKQRERPLGPDEIEELREAFLEFDKDRDGFISCKDLGNLMRTMGYMPTEMELIELGQQIRMNLGGRVDFDDFVELMAPKLLAETAGMIGVQEMRDAFKEFDANGDGEITLGELQQAMQRLLGDKLTPQEISEVVQEADINGDGTVDFEEFVKMMSR; from the exons atgCAGTTTCCCATGGGCCCCGCCTGCATCTTCTTAAGAAAAGGCATCGCTGAGAAACAGCGG GAAAGACCACTGGGACCAGATGAGATTGAAG AGCTCCGGGAAGCATTTCTTGAGTTTGACAAGGACCGAGATGGGTTCATCTCTTGTAAGGATTTGGGGAATCTCATGAGGACAATGGGTTACATGCCCACGGAGATGGAACTGATTGAACTGGGCCAGCAAATCCGCATGAACT TGGGTGGCCGTGTAGATTTTGACGATTTTGTGGAGCTGATGGCCCCCAAATTGCTTGCAGAAACAGCTGGGATGATTGGTGTCCAGGAGATGCGAGATGCTTTCAAGGAA TTTGATGCCAATGGAGACGGGGAGATCACCCTGGGAGAGCTGCAGCAGGCCAtgcagaggctcctgggagaCAAGCTCACTCCCCAGGAGATCTCCGAGGTTGTCCAGGAAGCCGACATTAACGGAGACGGCACCGTCGACTTTGAAG AGTTTGTGAAGATGATGTCTCGTTGA